CAGGAGACCAACGATATCGAGAGCGAACTCGAGCAGCGCGATGAAGAATCGCACATGCCGCCGGAAGACGAAATTCCGGAAGAAGAGATCGCCGATGAAGTGGTGCGCGCCGCCGAGGGGCTGCCGGCCGAGGTGCCGGTCGACAAGGCCGACCGTACCGACGACCGCGACGAGCACCCGCCCAACCTGCCCCGCCGCGAGCCCTGACATCTGACAAGCCGGCAGGGAAGAAGGGCGGCGGCGCAGGTTCGTGCGCCGCCGCCCTTCTCGTTCCCTCACCCTCACTCCGAAGCAAGCAAGCCGTAGCGCTGCACGCGGATGTGGTTGATCACGTCCTGCACGCCGAACACGCGCTCGGCAATGTCCTCGATGTCGTACTTGGTGTGGCGGTCATTGACCTTGCCTTCCAGCGTCACCACGCCCTCCTGCACGCGGACTTCGACATCGCTGACATCGAGTTCGTCATCCCGCGCCAGCCGGTTGCAGACCTCATCGTGGATGCGGTCGTCCTCACGACGGTAATTGCGCGGACCGGCGGGACGCCGCTGCGCGGGCGCGTCCCACTCGTCGTCACTGCCGCCATAGCCGCCGTAGCCGCCGTAGCCGCCATCGCCACCATAGCCGCGGGCCTCGCGCTCAAGGCGCTCGTCTTGCCAGCGCCCGTAGCCGTAGCGCTCAGGCTCGCCGTAGCCGCCATGGCCACCATAGCCGCCACCACGTTCATCGCGACCGCGGCTCGCACCCGTCGCACTGCTCCGCGACCACTCGTCTTCATAACGCGGATCGCCACGGCCGCCGGCCCTATGGCGCGGGTCGGCCGGCCGGCGCCATTCGTCGACGTAACGCCCATACCAGCCTTCGTCGCCGCGTGTCACGTCCTCGGCCTGGTCGCGTGGCAGACGCTCGGCGGTATTGCCGTAGCGGCCGCCGCTCAGTTCTCGCTGGCGCCGGTTGCGCGACTGGGCGGGGATGCCGCTGTAGCCCTGGTCATTGCTGCCGTACTGCTGGTCGGGGCGCCTGCGCAGGTAGTTGTCGTCGCTATGTCTCATCGTCGTGCTCCTATGTGTCCCTATGCCTGAGTACGGATCTCCGCGCCCGCGGCGGCCGGCGGCGCTTCCGCCATCGGCACCTCGAAGCAGGCCAGCAGCGGCAGGTGGTCGGAGGCGACCCGCGCCAGCGGCGAGCGATGGCTGGCCACCGAGACCAGATGCGCGCGCGGCGATACCCAGATCCGGTCCAGCGCAAAAACCGGCATGCGCGAGGGGAACGTGGCGGTGTGGGGAGTGTGTTCGAAATACGCGTGCAGCCAGCGCAGCGGACGTCCCCACAAGAACCACTCGTTGACATCGCCCAGCAGGATGGTGGGCAACGGCGGCGCCGCGGCGATGTAATTGAGCAGTTGCTGCACCTGGTGACGCCGCTCGCCGGGGCGCAGCCCCAGGTGCGTGGCGATAACGCGCAACGCGCTGATGTGCCCCGACGCGGTACAGGCCAACGTGACGTCGATCGCGCCACGTGCCTCGCAACCTTTCACCGTGAGGTCGATCTGGTTGACCGCCTGCGGCGCGAAGCGCGTCAGCAGGGCATTGCCGAAGTCCGCGTTGCCGCGCACGCGGGTAAAACCCGACACCACATGCATGCCGGTGTGCCCCGCCAGGTATTCAAGCGTGTGGTCATTGCTGCTGCCCGACTCGACTTCCTGCAGCGCGACGATATCCGCGCTGAGTTCTTCGAGCACCGCGGCGATGCGGTCGGGACGGTAGCGGCGGTCGGTACCGACTGCGCGATGGATGTTGTAGCTGGCCACCGTCATGCGCGCGAGCCCCGCGGTGCGCACGGGGCCGCAATGGAGTGCCTGGCTGGCATCCGGCACGCTGCACTGGCCGTCGGCCGCTTGCGCAGGATTTACAAGAGGCGGTAAGTCCGGTTGCATTCGCATTTTGCCGCGCCCTGCCGGGTGAAAAGGCCGTGGCCAGCGCGGCGGCAGGACGCCGCGCGCGGGCCAGGCGGCCATTGCGAGAATTGCCCTGTCAGGCGCTCGGGATCAGGCACCGTCCAGGAACTGGCTGCGCGGGCCAAGGCGTCGGCCAAGGTCCGGGCTGACCCAGCGGGTGCCGCTGTCCATATAC
This genomic window from Cupriavidus sp. P-10 contains:
- a CDS encoding endonuclease/exonuclease/phosphatase family protein, whose translation is MRMQPDLPPLVNPAQAADGQCSVPDASQALHCGPVRTAGLARMTVASYNIHRAVGTDRRYRPDRIAAVLEELSADIVALQEVESGSSNDHTLEYLAGHTGMHVVSGFTRVRGNADFGNALLTRFAPQAVNQIDLTVKGCEARGAIDVTLACTASGHISALRVIATHLGLRPGERRHQVQQLLNYIAAAPPLPTILLGDVNEWFLWGRPLRWLHAYFEHTPHTATFPSRMPVFALDRIWVSPRAHLVSVASHRSPLARVASDHLPLLACFEVPMAEAPPAAAGAEIRTQA
- a CDS encoding BON domain-containing protein, which gives rise to MRHSDDNYLRRRPDQQYGSNDQGYSGIPAQSRNRRQRELSGGRYGNTAERLPRDQAEDVTRGDEGWYGRYVDEWRRPADPRHRAGGRGDPRYEDEWSRSSATGASRGRDERGGGYGGHGGYGEPERYGYGRWQDERLEREARGYGGDGGYGGYGGYGGSDDEWDAPAQRRPAGPRNYRREDDRIHDEVCNRLARDDELDVSDVEVRVQEGVVTLEGKVNDRHTKYDIEDIAERVFGVQDVINHIRVQRYGLLASE